In Gammaproteobacteria bacterium, one DNA window encodes the following:
- the djlA gene encoding co-chaperone DjlA — protein sequence MNLATIAGALIGFAIGRFPGLVLGALIGYFLSRMTLGTVVRAAVGKLQQQFLESTFAVMGAVCKADGQITEDEIRVAEALFERLRLDSASRQTARAAFNRGKTAGFDLDAEVQTFRNACRGQQALLQMFLQVQISAVVADGKMHPAEHEMLMRIARGLGLSEAEVRQLEAMLLGGGRASEASAPQRLENAYRVLGVSPSAPDAEVKKAYRRLMSQNHPDKLAAKGLPESMRQMAEEKTREITGAYEIVERARAQS from the coding sequence ATGAACCTCGCCACTATCGCTGGCGCCCTGATCGGCTTCGCCATCGGGCGCTTCCCCGGACTCGTCCTGGGCGCTCTCATCGGATACTTTCTCAGCCGCATGACCCTGGGCACAGTGGTCCGCGCCGCGGTCGGGAAACTGCAGCAGCAGTTCCTCGAATCCACCTTCGCCGTGATGGGCGCCGTCTGCAAGGCGGACGGCCAGATCACCGAAGACGAAATTCGCGTTGCCGAAGCCCTGTTCGAGCGGCTGCGCCTGGACAGCGCCTCACGCCAGACGGCACGCGCCGCCTTCAATCGCGGCAAGACCGCGGGTTTCGATCTGGACGCAGAGGTGCAGACCTTCCGCAATGCCTGCCGCGGCCAGCAGGCGCTGCTGCAGATGTTTCTGCAGGTGCAGATTTCAGCCGTGGTCGCCGACGGCAAGATGCATCCCGCCGAACACGAAATGCTGATGCGCATCGCGCGCGGCCTGGGTCTGTCGGAAGCTGAGGTGCGGCAGCTCGAAGCGATGCTGCTGGGTGGTGGGCGGGCCAGCGAGGCCTCGGCTCCGCAGCGCCTGGAGAATGCCTACCGTGTGCTCGGGGTGTCGCCGTCCGCGCCCGATGCCGAGGTCAAAAAGGCGTATCGGCGCCTGATGAGTCAGAACCACCCGGACAAACTGGCCGCCAAGGGTTTGCCGGAAAGCATGCGCCAGATGGCCGAAGAGAAGACCCGGGAAATCACCGGTGCTTACGAAATCGTGGAACGGGCGCGGGCCCAGTCCTGA
- a CDS encoding cupredoxin domain-containing protein, whose amino-acid sequence MQSHTRKPVWIPALISLGLAAAALSPASALAQAEVKIKGEISGSQLKMFFEPETLSVPSGTTVTWTNEDGSNHLVKFSDQSSPRLGHHASYSRSFSQAGTYPYQCAIHGESMSGTIVVE is encoded by the coding sequence ATGCAGTCCCACACCAGAAAACCCGTCTGGATCCCGGCTCTGATCAGTCTCGGACTGGCCGCAGCGGCGCTGTCCCCGGCCAGTGCGCTGGCACAGGCGGAGGTCAAGATCAAAGGAGAAATCAGCGGCTCGCAGTTGAAGATGTTCTTCGAGCCGGAAACCCTGAGCGTGCCATCCGGGACCACCGTCACCTGGACCAATGAGGACGGCTCCAATCACCTCGTGAAGTTCAGTGACCAGTCCAGCCCCAGGCTCGGCCATCACGCAAGCTACAGCCGCAGCTTCAGCCAGGCCGGAACCTATCCCTATCAGTGCGCGATTCATGGCGAAAGCATGAGCGGCACGATCGTCGTGGAATAG